One window of the Carnobacterium maltaromaticum DSM 20342 genome contains the following:
- a CDS encoding ABC transporter permease: MDILLSSVSQGLLWSIMAIGVYLTYRILDIADLTAEASFPLGAAICASQIVAGMSPVLATLLGLVGGMVAGLVSGLLHTKLKIPALLTGILTMTALYSINLRIMGQANVSLLGKETVMRMLTTMGMDSQMAVLAVGGIFVAIVIIFLYLFFSTEIGLAIHATGDNNEMSEANGINTDTMKIMGYMISNGLIALSGALMAQNNGYADISMGVGTIVIGLASIIISEVIFNNVSFVKRLFVIIIGSIIYRLIIAGVLELGVAPTDLKLFSAIILTICLASPLLRSKLRGLLKLKSKTASVKKGVQ; the protein is encoded by the coding sequence ATGGATATTCTATTATCAAGCGTGTCACAAGGATTATTATGGTCGATTATGGCAATTGGAGTGTACTTAACCTATCGGATTTTAGATATTGCTGATTTAACAGCAGAGGCAAGTTTTCCTTTAGGTGCTGCTATTTGTGCGAGTCAGATTGTAGCAGGGATGTCACCTGTATTAGCAACATTATTAGGCTTAGTTGGAGGAATGGTAGCTGGTTTGGTTTCAGGCTTACTCCACACGAAATTAAAAATACCAGCACTTTTAACAGGTATACTAACCATGACAGCTTTATATTCGATTAATTTGAGAATCATGGGGCAAGCAAATGTTTCCCTATTAGGTAAAGAAACAGTGATGCGTATGTTAACGACAATGGGAATGGATAGTCAAATGGCAGTTTTAGCTGTTGGAGGAATATTTGTAGCTATTGTAATTATATTTTTATACCTATTCTTCAGCACTGAAATTGGGTTAGCGATTCATGCAACTGGTGATAACAATGAAATGAGTGAAGCAAACGGAATTAATACCGATACAATGAAAATTATGGGTTATATGATCTCTAATGGTTTAATCGCTTTGTCTGGAGCTTTGATGGCCCAAAATAATGGTTATGCAGATATTAGTATGGGGGTTGGAACAATCGTTATCGGTCTGGCTTCAATTATTATCAGTGAAGTTATTTTCAATAATGTTAGCTTTGTTAAACGTTTGTTTGTGATTATCATCGGATCTATTATTTACCGTTTAATTATTGCGGGTGTTTTAGAATTAGGCGTAGCGCCAACAGATCTGAAATTATTCTCAGCTATTATTTTAACTATTTGTTTAGCTTCTCCATTACTAAGAAGCAAATTACGCGGATTGCTAAAATTAAAATCAAAAACTGCATCAGTTAAGAAAGGGGTTCAATAA
- a CDS encoding DNA-3-methyladenine glycosylase I, with product MRRCDWAKSELDKAYHDEEWGKPLHGDDAIFELLILETMQAGLSWSTVLVKRENFRQALDGFDYHLIATYDENKYTELLENKGLIRNKLKIKSIINNAKAFLNVQKEWGSFDDYLWSFVDGKPILNKFKEISQVPAKTELSEKLAKDLKKRGFSFVGPVTCYAFMQAAGLTNDHLMDCDFRN from the coding sequence ATGAGACGATGTGATTGGGCAAAATCAGAATTAGATAAGGCGTATCACGACGAAGAATGGGGGAAACCGTTGCATGGTGACGATGCTATTTTTGAGTTGTTGATTTTAGAAACGATGCAAGCAGGTTTAAGTTGGTCAACTGTCCTAGTAAAAAGAGAAAATTTTCGTCAAGCGTTAGACGGTTTTGATTATCATTTGATTGCAACTTACGATGAAAATAAATATACAGAGCTTTTAGAAAATAAAGGACTGATTCGAAATAAATTGAAAATAAAATCGATTATAAATAATGCTAAAGCATTTTTAAACGTTCAAAAAGAATGGGGAAGTTTTGATGATTATTTATGGTCTTTTGTAGATGGTAAACCAATTTTGAATAAATTTAAAGAAATTAGCCAAGTTCCAGCAAAAACGGAATTATCTGAGAAGCTAGCCAAAGATTTAAAAAAACGTGGTTTTTCATTTGTGGGTCCGGTTACTTGTTATGCCTTCATGCAAGCTGCGGGTTTAACAAATGATCATCTAATGGACTGTGATTTTAGAAACTAA
- a CDS encoding transglycosylase domain-containing protein translates to MKEKWISFKDKRASTKSNLNETTLSPNLTEEEEQTPVDTNKETIDTIGSSQQTEPLADTTDLQEENSNEKKQFDENLSTESVASKEVEPSLEEKSSDSVTDKPKNKVIAILFATQVIILANWNSLKRHWSKLLPTPTDETATPSSKVEDSPSVESESAMSLTDIAPKEPTEKEAGTEMKYELAIIPTQPEEVISENEDKKEKLIFTFNVAMGVIKNLALSLLVLLLVGGALAGGIGLGYFAYLVSTEKPPTYEEMRADISNLEQVSNMYFADNQPIGAVQSDLVRKVVPLSEMSKYLQSAIVATEDEYFYEHNGVVPKAVARALVQEFTGSKNQTGGSTLTQQLVKQQILSSEVSFKRKANEILLAIRLENYFTKDEILEAYLNTSTFGRNSSGQNIAGVEEAALGIFGIHASELNLPQAAFIAGLPQSPSQYTPYNQLGELRTNLEPGMERKNTVLFRMYREKFITKKDYDEAMKYDLAKDFIQPTESVDNHDYSFVYNSVLKEATLLLMKQNYKKDKLTDADIADSDTLYNKYYFEAQDQLQNNGYEIHSTIDKGVYDAMQNVVANYGDRFGTTYYRNKIDEFTGAVVLDETTGEPVQEAEPVQNGSVLMDNASGKIIGFVGGRDFSISQVDHAFGTHRQPGSTIKPLLVYAPALEQGLIQPTTMIPDTVINYLQPDGNLWNPSNYGGGISGKFVSAREALKRSYNNPTSKIYLEMLKNSPAGMSPKDYMKKLGFTSIADEEYERPALSLGGTETGPTVLEQTNAFAAVANNGNYVEGYMIENITDKKGNIIYEHETKSEPVFTPQTAYLTIDMMRSVVESGTAAGILNELNFSPDLAGKTGTTNDFIDVWFIASTPQVTLSSWIGYDNDGDERRQLQYYDNGADFDASGANESYWAELANAIYSVNPTIMGADKSFVRPNGIVSSTVLTQTGMKPGKMTLPDGKTLDVTGPMTTDLFNSNFLPGTTVFNFAVGATPSELNTFWFDTYLKAREEEEKKKIEDAKDKEQKKKEEENKKKSEEDKASEEKKKKEEEEKKKKEEEEKKKAEEEANKPPAEGTAPGTGTGTIPPPAN, encoded by the coding sequence GTGAAAGAAAAATGGATTTCTTTCAAAGATAAACGTGCTTCTACTAAATCGAATTTGAATGAGACAACCCTCTCACCTAACTTGACGGAAGAAGAAGAACAAACCCCAGTCGATACTAATAAAGAAACAATAGATACTATTGGATCATCTCAGCAAACTGAACCACTTGCTGATACGACTGATTTACAAGAAGAAAATTCCAATGAAAAAAAACAGTTTGATGAAAATTTATCAACTGAATCTGTTGCATCCAAGGAGGTAGAGCCTTCCTTAGAAGAAAAGAGTTCTGATAGTGTCACAGATAAACCAAAAAATAAAGTTATTGCGATTTTATTTGCAACGCAAGTCATTATTTTAGCAAATTGGAATAGTTTAAAAAGACACTGGAGCAAACTCTTACCAACGCCAACAGATGAAACAGCTACTCCAAGTTCTAAAGTTGAAGATTCTCCCTCTGTAGAATCTGAATCTGCAATGTCCTTAACTGATATTGCTCCAAAAGAACCTACAGAAAAAGAAGCCGGAACTGAAATGAAGTACGAACTAGCTATTATTCCAACGCAACCTGAAGAAGTCATTTCTGAAAATGAGGACAAAAAAGAAAAACTAATTTTTACATTCAACGTTGCAATGGGGGTTATTAAAAATTTAGCCTTGAGTTTGTTGGTTCTTTTATTAGTTGGTGGTGCTTTAGCTGGCGGAATCGGGCTAGGTTACTTTGCTTATCTTGTTTCTACTGAGAAGCCACCTACCTATGAAGAAATGCGAGCAGATATTTCTAATTTAGAGCAAGTCTCAAATATGTATTTTGCTGATAATCAACCGATTGGTGCCGTTCAATCTGATTTAGTCCGCAAAGTGGTTCCTTTAAGTGAAATGTCAAAATATCTCCAGTCTGCTATTGTTGCTACTGAAGATGAATATTTTTACGAACATAATGGAGTTGTTCCAAAAGCTGTCGCCCGAGCATTGGTTCAAGAGTTTACAGGGTCAAAAAACCAAACTGGTGGGTCAACTCTAACTCAACAATTAGTTAAGCAACAAATTTTAAGTAGTGAAGTCTCATTTAAACGCAAAGCCAACGAAATTTTACTTGCTATTCGTTTAGAAAATTACTTTACTAAAGATGAAATTCTTGAAGCTTATCTAAATACTTCCACTTTTGGACGCAATAGTAGTGGTCAAAATATTGCTGGAGTTGAAGAAGCTGCTTTAGGAATTTTTGGGATTCATGCAAGTGAATTAAATTTACCGCAAGCTGCCTTTATTGCTGGTTTGCCACAAAGTCCGTCTCAATATACTCCTTACAACCAATTAGGTGAACTGAGAACGAATTTAGAACCTGGTATGGAACGTAAAAATACTGTCTTATTTAGAATGTACCGTGAAAAATTCATCACAAAAAAAGACTATGATGAAGCAATGAAGTATGATTTAGCTAAAGATTTCATCCAACCTACTGAAAGTGTGGATAATCACGATTATTCTTTTGTTTATAATAGTGTCTTAAAAGAAGCTACTTTACTCTTAATGAAACAAAATTATAAAAAAGACAAATTAACGGATGCAGATATTGCAGACAGTGATACTTTATATAATAAATATTACTTTGAAGCTCAAGATCAATTACAAAATAATGGCTATGAAATTCATTCTACAATCGATAAAGGTGTTTATGATGCCATGCAAAATGTCGTTGCTAATTATGGTGACCGTTTTGGCACTACGTATTATCGCAATAAAATAGATGAATTTACAGGTGCTGTTGTTTTAGATGAAACAACTGGTGAACCTGTACAAGAGGCCGAACCTGTACAAAATGGAAGTGTCTTGATGGACAATGCTTCTGGGAAAATTATTGGATTTGTTGGTGGACGTGACTTTTCTATTAGTCAAGTCGATCATGCATTCGGTACTCATCGCCAACCGGGTTCAACCATAAAACCATTATTAGTTTATGCACCTGCTCTTGAACAAGGATTGATTCAACCGACAACTATGATTCCAGATACAGTCATTAACTACCTTCAACCTGATGGAAACCTCTGGAATCCATCTAACTATGGTGGCGGTATAAGTGGGAAGTTTGTCAGTGCTCGTGAAGCTTTAAAACGTTCTTACAATAACCCAACATCAAAAATTTATTTAGAGATGTTGAAAAACTCACCTGCTGGAATGAGCCCTAAGGATTATATGAAAAAATTAGGCTTCACTTCAATTGCAGATGAAGAGTATGAACGCCCTGCCCTTTCACTGGGAGGAACAGAAACAGGCCCAACAGTCTTAGAACAAACAAATGCTTTTGCTGCTGTTGCCAACAATGGAAATTATGTTGAAGGCTACATGATTGAAAATATTACAGATAAAAAGGGCAACATTATTTATGAACATGAAACAAAATCAGAACCTGTTTTCACTCCGCAAACAGCCTATCTAACTATTGATATGATGCGTTCCGTTGTGGAAAGTGGAACAGCTGCTGGAATTTTAAATGAGCTAAACTTTTCACCTGATCTTGCTGGTAAAACAGGAACAACAAATGATTTTATTGATGTATGGTTCATTGCTAGTACTCCTCAAGTAACTTTAAGTTCTTGGATTGGATACGATAATGACGGAGATGAACGTCGTCAATTACAATACTATGATAATGGTGCCGATTTTGATGCTAGTGGAGCAAATGAAAGTTATTGGGCTGAATTAGCCAACGCAATCTACAGTGTCAATCCAACTATTATGGGGGCTGACAAAAGTTTTGTTCGACCAAATGGTATTGTTTCATCCACTGTTTTAACACAGACTGGTATGAAACCAGGTAAAATGACGTTACCTGATGGCAAAACACTTGATGTCACTGGACCTATGACAACTGATTTATTCAATAGTAACTTTTTACCTGGAACAACAGTCTTTAACTTTGCTGTTGGTGCTACTCCGTCCGAGCTAAACACTTTTTGGTTTGATACCTATCTGAAAGCTCGTGAAGAAGAAGAGAAGAAAAAAATTGAAGACGCCAAAGATAAAGAACAAAAGAAAAAAGAAGAAGAAAACAAGAAAAAATCAGAGGAAGACAAAGCTTCTGAGGAGAAAAAGAAAAAAGAAGAGGAAGAGAAGAAGAAAAAAGAGGAGGAAGAAAAGAAAAAGGCTGAAGAAGAAGCCAATAAACCTCCTGCTGAAGGAACCGCCCCTGGAACGGGTACTGGAACCATTCCTCCTCCCGCAAACTAA
- a CDS encoding rhodanese-related sulfurtransferase: protein MSKDIRVLLYYQYVPIEDAEQFAKDHLAFCQEIGLKGRILIADEGINGTVSGDFETTQRYMDEMHADPYFAETVFKIDDENQDAFKKMHVRYRPELVSLNLEDDVNPLELTGAYLSPKEFREAILDDDVVVIDARNDYEYDLGHFRGSVRPDIRSFRELPQWIRDNKEQFMEKRVVTYCTGGIRCEKFSGWLVREGFKDVGQLHGGIATYGKDPEVQGDLWDGQMYVFDSRISVPINHKEHVIVGRDWFDGTPCERYMNCADPKCNRQILVSEENEAKYLRGCSHECRVSPENRYVKEQNLSLDEVAERLAVINEKLPTLN from the coding sequence ATGTCAAAAGATATTCGTGTTTTACTGTATTACCAATACGTACCCATTGAAGATGCGGAACAATTTGCGAAAGATCATTTAGCTTTTTGCCAAGAAATCGGTTTAAAAGGTCGGATTTTAATCGCTGATGAAGGGATAAACGGCACTGTTTCTGGTGATTTCGAAACGACTCAACGCTATATGGATGAAATGCATGCTGATCCTTATTTCGCTGAGACTGTATTTAAAATTGATGATGAAAATCAAGATGCCTTTAAAAAAATGCATGTTCGTTACCGTCCAGAATTGGTTTCACTAAATCTTGAAGATGATGTAAACCCATTAGAATTAACAGGTGCGTACTTAAGTCCAAAAGAATTCCGTGAAGCTATTTTAGATGATGATGTCGTTGTTATTGATGCCCGTAATGATTATGAATACGATTTAGGTCATTTCAGAGGTTCAGTTAGACCCGATATCCGTAGTTTTAGAGAGCTACCTCAATGGATTCGTGATAATAAGGAACAATTTATGGAAAAACGTGTTGTTACTTATTGTACTGGTGGCATTCGTTGCGAGAAGTTTTCAGGTTGGCTTGTCCGCGAGGGTTTTAAAGATGTTGGTCAACTACATGGTGGAATTGCAACTTACGGAAAAGACCCGGAAGTTCAAGGCGATTTATGGGACGGCCAAATGTATGTATTTGATAGTCGTATTAGTGTTCCGATCAATCATAAGGAACATGTCATTGTTGGTCGTGATTGGTTTGATGGAACTCCATGTGAACGTTATATGAACTGTGCTGATCCAAAATGTAATCGTCAAATTTTAGTTTCTGAAGAAAATGAAGCTAAATATTTACGTGGCTGTAGCCACGAGTGTCGTGTCTCTCCAGAAAACCGCTATGTGAAGGAACAAAATCTTAGTTTAGATGAAGTTGCTGAACGTTTAGCCGTAATCAATGAGAAATTACCTACTTTAAACTAA
- a CDS encoding ABC transporter substrate-binding protein, whose amino-acid sequence MKKLTTKKYLVAGLTGALALGLLVGCGNKEKDSGTATDKDAVSVGILQYMEHNSLDAAREGFLAELKDAGYEEGKNLKVDSLNSQGDQANLKSMSERLVKEKNDLILTIATPATISVANETDKIPVLFTAVTDAVAADIVKSNEKPGGNITGTSDMVPIDDQTNLLLSIVPKAKKIGMIYNSSEENSVIQADLAKKALEKAGVDVKVATVTSTNDVQQVMTSLVKDVDGIYIPTDNTLANTMETVGEIAKSNKIPVVAGSTEQVEVGGLATYGIDYNELGRQTGKLAVKILKGEAKPGDLAIETSKNLKLVVNEDMAKALDIDPASIKVEK is encoded by the coding sequence ATGAAAAAATTAACGACGAAAAAATATTTGGTAGCTGGATTGACGGGTGCGTTGGCATTAGGATTATTAGTTGGATGTGGCAATAAAGAAAAGGATTCAGGAACAGCAACAGATAAAGATGCTGTAAGTGTTGGGATTTTACAATATATGGAGCATAATTCTTTAGATGCTGCCCGTGAAGGATTTTTAGCAGAGTTAAAAGATGCTGGTTATGAGGAAGGCAAAAATTTGAAAGTTGATTCGTTAAACTCGCAAGGAGATCAAGCAAATCTAAAAAGTATGAGTGAACGTTTAGTTAAAGAGAAAAATGATTTGATTTTAACCATTGCAACGCCAGCGACTATTTCAGTTGCAAATGAAACAGACAAAATTCCTGTCTTGTTTACAGCAGTAACAGATGCTGTAGCCGCAGATATCGTTAAGAGTAATGAAAAACCAGGCGGAAACATCACGGGAACAAGCGATATGGTTCCTATTGATGATCAAACAAATTTACTTTTATCAATTGTGCCAAAAGCTAAAAAGATTGGCATGATTTATAATTCAAGTGAAGAAAATTCAGTAATTCAAGCTGATTTGGCTAAAAAAGCATTAGAAAAAGCTGGTGTTGATGTTAAAGTTGCAACTGTGACTTCAACTAATGATGTCCAACAAGTAATGACTTCTTTAGTTAAAGATGTCGATGGAATTTATATTCCAACAGATAATACATTAGCTAATACAATGGAAACAGTTGGAGAAATTGCTAAAAGTAATAAAATTCCTGTAGTAGCTGGTTCAACAGAGCAAGTTGAAGTTGGAGGATTAGCAACATACGGAATTGATTACAATGAACTAGGACGTCAAACAGGTAAACTAGCCGTTAAAATTCTAAAAGGTGAGGCTAAGCCAGGGGATTTAGCTATTGAAACATCAAAGAATTTAAAATTAGTTGTTAATGAAGATATGGCAAAAGCGTTAGACATTGATCCAGCTAGTATTAAAGTCGAAAAATAA
- the ccpA gene encoding catabolite control protein A encodes MEKQTITIYDVAREANVSMATVSRVVNGNPNVKPTTRKKVLEVIDRLDYRPNAVARGLASKKTTTVGVIIPDVTNLYFASLARGIDDIATMYKYNIILANSDQNDVKEVQVLNTLLAKQVDGIIYMGHKITDEMRAEFSRSKTPVVLAGTVDPDEQVGSVNIDYQAATEKVITQLIAKGNKRVAFITGSLLEPINGVYRLNGYKNALKKAGIKFDESLIFESEYSYKAGEALWDKLAGAKATAAFVGDDELAIGVLNGAIDHGVKIPANFEVITSNNSKLTEMVRPRLSTITQPLYDIGAVSMRLLTKLMNKEEVDEKTIVLPYNIADRDTTKK; translated from the coding sequence ATGGAAAAACAAACAATTACAATTTATGATGTTGCAAGAGAAGCGAATGTCTCGATGGCAACTGTTTCACGGGTAGTCAACGGCAACCCTAATGTGAAACCAACAACTAGAAAAAAAGTTTTAGAGGTTATTGATCGTTTGGATTACCGTCCAAATGCTGTAGCTCGTGGCCTAGCTAGCAAAAAAACAACAACGGTTGGAGTTATTATACCAGACGTAACAAATCTTTATTTTGCTTCTTTAGCCAGAGGGATTGATGATATTGCAACTATGTACAAATACAATATTATTTTAGCAAACTCTGACCAAAATGATGTCAAAGAAGTTCAAGTTTTAAACACATTACTTGCTAAACAAGTGGATGGAATTATTTACATGGGGCATAAAATTACAGATGAAATGCGTGCTGAATTTTCTCGCTCTAAGACACCAGTTGTACTAGCTGGAACAGTTGATCCAGATGAACAAGTTGGAAGTGTAAATATTGATTATCAAGCAGCAACAGAAAAAGTGATTACTCAATTAATTGCTAAAGGAAATAAACGAGTTGCTTTCATTACAGGATCATTACTAGAGCCAATCAATGGTGTTTATCGTTTGAATGGCTATAAAAATGCCTTGAAAAAAGCAGGTATAAAATTTGACGAAAGTTTGATTTTTGAATCTGAGTATTCATATAAAGCCGGTGAAGCTTTATGGGATAAATTAGCAGGAGCAAAAGCAACTGCTGCATTTGTTGGGGACGATGAATTAGCAATTGGTGTTTTAAATGGAGCTATAGATCATGGCGTGAAAATTCCAGCTAACTTTGAAGTTATCACAAGTAATAACTCAAAATTAACTGAAATGGTTCGTCCACGTCTAAGTACTATCACACAACCCTTATATGATATTGGTGCCGTTTCAATGCGTTTGTTAACTAAACTAATGAACAAAGAAGAAGTTGACGAAAAAACAATTGTTTTACCGTATAACATTGCAGATCGCGATACAACTAAAAAATAA
- a CDS encoding M24 family metallopeptidase produces the protein MKKQLIDLKNWLKENQGDVAFINDPANVAYLTGYESDPHERVLALLVFPDADPFLFTPALEMDDARNGAWEYDVFGYLDNENPWEIIAEKVKAAVPTVSNWAVEKEFLTLARFEALQNEFPTATFKQDLTSFMQRLKLIKTPTEIKTMIEAGKWADFAFDIGFNAIKEGVMEQEIVAEIEYQLKKKGIMQMSFSTIVLAGDNAASPHGNPGQRKIQKDELVLFDLGVVYDGYTSDATRTVAYGEPSQKAQEIYAIVLKAHQAALDAVKPGITAGELDTIARDIITDAGYGPYFNHRLGHGLGSSVHEFPSIMAGNPLVIEEGMCFSIEPGIYVPGVAGVRIEDCLYVTKDGCEVFTHTPKEYTVIG, from the coding sequence ATGAAGAAACAACTTATTGATTTAAAAAATTGGTTAAAAGAAAACCAAGGAGATGTGGCTTTTATTAATGACCCTGCCAATGTAGCCTATCTAACCGGTTACGAAAGTGATCCACATGAACGTGTGCTCGCTTTACTTGTCTTTCCTGATGCTGATCCATTTTTATTTACACCAGCCTTAGAAATGGATGATGCTCGAAATGGTGCATGGGAATACGATGTTTTTGGTTACTTGGACAATGAAAATCCATGGGAAATTATTGCTGAAAAAGTAAAAGCAGCTGTGCCTACAGTATCTAATTGGGCGGTTGAAAAAGAATTTTTAACCTTAGCTCGTTTTGAAGCTTTACAAAATGAGTTTCCAACAGCCACTTTTAAACAAGATTTAACCTCTTTTATGCAGCGCTTAAAATTAATTAAGACACCTACTGAAATTAAAACTATGATTGAAGCTGGAAAATGGGCTGACTTTGCTTTTGATATTGGTTTTAATGCAATTAAAGAAGGCGTTATGGAGCAAGAAATTGTTGCTGAAATTGAATACCAATTAAAGAAAAAAGGCATTATGCAAATGAGTTTCTCGACTATCGTCTTAGCTGGGGACAATGCTGCTAGCCCGCACGGAAACCCAGGGCAACGGAAAATTCAAAAAGATGAGCTTGTTTTATTTGATTTAGGTGTCGTATACGATGGATACACAAGTGACGCGACTAGAACTGTCGCTTACGGTGAGCCTAGTCAAAAGGCGCAGGAAATCTATGCAATTGTTCTAAAAGCCCATCAAGCGGCCTTAGATGCAGTTAAACCAGGTATTACAGCTGGTGAATTAGATACAATTGCCCGTGATATTATTACTGATGCTGGTTATGGCCCTTACTTCAATCATCGACTTGGCCATGGACTAGGTAGTTCTGTTCATGAATTTCCATCTATCATGGCTGGAAACCCACTTGTAATCGAAGAAGGTATGTGTTTTTCAATTGAACCTGGTATTTATGTACCTGGAGTTGCAGGAGTTCGAATTGAAGACTGCTTATATGTAACAAAAGATGGTTGCGAAGTCTTTACTCACACCCCTAAAGAATATACCGTTATCGGTTAA
- a CDS encoding ABC transporter ATP-binding protein encodes MVKILELKGIHKSFEVGTVNENHVLKGIDLTLEEGDFVTIIGGNGAGKSTLLNSVAGSFGVDQGEILLDNINVTQQKTAKRAKYIGRVFQDPRMGTATRLSIEANLAIAYNRGKKRGLSRGVKDKQRAEFKEQLKELDLGLENRLKMEVGLLSGGQRQALTLLMATLVTPKLLLLDEHTAALDPKTSQSVLNLTEKIVNEKNLTTLMITHNMEDAIRYGNRLIMLYNGKIVVDIKGPEKNNLTVADLLALFQKNSGQTLTDDALILA; translated from the coding sequence ATGGTTAAAATCTTAGAATTAAAAGGAATCCATAAAAGTTTCGAAGTCGGGACTGTCAATGAGAATCATGTGCTAAAAGGAATCGATTTAACATTAGAAGAGGGCGATTTCGTCACAATTATCGGTGGAAACGGAGCTGGAAAATCAACACTCTTAAATAGTGTTGCTGGTAGTTTTGGTGTGGATCAAGGTGAAATACTCTTAGACAACATAAATGTAACCCAACAAAAAACAGCAAAACGAGCAAAATATATTGGACGTGTGTTCCAAGATCCAAGGATGGGTACGGCAACTCGTTTATCAATCGAAGCAAATTTAGCGATTGCTTATAATCGTGGGAAAAAACGTGGCCTATCAAGAGGTGTCAAGGACAAACAACGAGCTGAGTTTAAAGAACAGCTAAAAGAACTAGATTTAGGTTTAGAAAATCGATTAAAAATGGAAGTTGGCTTACTATCTGGTGGTCAAAGACAAGCTTTAACCTTATTAATGGCAACTTTAGTGACACCAAAATTATTATTATTAGATGAGCATACCGCGGCTTTAGATCCTAAGACAAGCCAATCTGTTTTAAACTTAACAGAAAAAATAGTCAATGAAAAAAATCTAACAACTTTAATGATTACTCATAATATGGAAGATGCCATTCGTTATGGAAATCGTCTAATTATGTTATATAATGGCAAGATTGTTGTCGATATTAAAGGGCCAGAAAAGAATAATTTGACGGTTGCTGATTTATTAGCTCTATTCCAAAAAAATAGTGGACAAACGTTAACAGATGATGCTTTAATTTTAGCCTAA